One stretch of Pseudobacteriovorax antillogorgiicola DNA includes these proteins:
- a CDS encoding cytochrome P450 produces MATLLDLGSPDMFQNPHPKYRQLFETYGNIYYSEKDDIFYIAGYRQIQEVLKHSQISSNRVDAMASRLGAEQIKALEPMLSNLKRWVIFLDPPQHTPIRRTILRALQPRSVFDLKNRIQAIVDDLITSVYDQANSFDFVQALAFPLPVIVISELLGADPKDREIIKEWSDDIAGFFNGKVKPDAVRKTYAAIVGLEEYFEDVWRKPRAPLSTNLLEALAMLREKGVSDKDIIANSIALIFAGHETTSNLIANGMKCLMDHPQTLDLVVHDAKLIPSFLAEVLRFDAPVQRVTRVTTEPVVIEGVKIPAGERVFCLLGAGNRDASIFQDPDRFDIFRNEEPSLSFGVGIHLCPGNHLALLESQIFFETFFSHFQDLECETPNPSYRDSLGLRALNEFRIRAKRKPLS; encoded by the coding sequence ATGGCAACATTGCTAGATCTAGGCTCACCAGACATGTTTCAAAACCCCCACCCGAAGTATCGTCAGTTGTTTGAAACTTATGGAAACATCTACTACAGCGAAAAGGACGATATATTCTATATTGCAGGCTACAGACAAATTCAGGAAGTTCTAAAGCATTCTCAGATAAGTTCGAATCGCGTCGATGCGATGGCTAGCCGTTTGGGGGCTGAACAGATTAAGGCTCTTGAGCCAATGCTGTCAAACCTCAAGCGTTGGGTGATATTCTTAGATCCACCTCAACATACCCCTATAAGGCGAACTATTCTTCGAGCTCTACAACCCCGATCTGTTTTCGACTTAAAGAATAGAATACAAGCGATTGTCGACGATTTGATTACTAGTGTTTATGATCAGGCTAATAGCTTTGACTTCGTTCAAGCCCTAGCGTTCCCTCTTCCTGTTATTGTAATTTCTGAACTTCTTGGAGCTGATCCCAAGGATAGGGAAATTATAAAAGAATGGTCCGATGATATTGCAGGATTTTTCAATGGTAAGGTTAAACCCGATGCTGTTCGCAAGACCTATGCTGCAATTGTAGGCCTAGAAGAATATTTCGAAGATGTCTGGCGGAAACCAAGAGCGCCTCTATCAACCAACCTTCTTGAAGCTTTAGCAATGCTTCGGGAAAAAGGGGTTAGCGATAAGGACATAATCGCGAACTCAATCGCTCTTATTTTCGCGGGTCATGAGACCACAAGTAATTTAATTGCCAATGGTATGAAATGCCTCATGGATCACCCACAAACTCTAGATCTTGTGGTTCACGATGCTAAGCTGATTCCTAGTTTTCTAGCCGAAGTTTTGCGATTTGATGCTCCTGTTCAAAGAGTCACCAGAGTTACAACGGAGCCTGTCGTGATTGAAGGAGTGAAAATACCAGCTGGAGAGCGTGTTTTTTGCTTATTGGGTGCAGGAAACCGAGATGCATCGATTTTCCAAGATCCTGATCGTTTTGATATCTTCCGAAATGAAGAACCAAGCCTTAGTTTTGGAGTTGGTATTCACTTATGCCCTGGGAATCACCTTGCCCTCCTAGAGAGCCAGATTTTCTTTGAGACATTTTTCAGCCATTTTCAGGATCTTGAATGTGAAACTCCTAATCCCAGTTATCGGGATAGTTTGGGGTTACGGGCACTCAATGAATTTCGGATAAGAGCTAAAAGAAAGCCATTGTCATAG
- a CDS encoding SPFH domain-containing protein: MTFFTVITIIFLIFAYLTFVIVPMREAIVVERLGKFLKTGDPGLHILIPFFDRVSYRHETREQVLDIPPQSCISKDNIQIEVDGILYLQVIDPKSASYGIEDYRIAAINLAQTTMRSEIGKLSLGQTFSERDTLNEKIVQEIDKASSSWGIKVLRYEVMNIDPSDHVVNTLEKQMEAEREKRAEILLATAEKESTINLSEGDRQYAINISEGERQKRINEAEGRAKKIQIIAEATADGMKLLAEAMRRKGGQEAAQLRVVERYIDELGDIFKQSDISVLPREMAQVKGIFEGVDQIQNKLK, encoded by the coding sequence ATCACATTTTTTACTGTTATAACGATTATCTTCCTGATCTTTGCTTATCTGACCTTTGTCATCGTTCCGATGCGAGAAGCCATTGTTGTTGAGCGATTGGGTAAGTTTCTCAAGACGGGAGACCCTGGCTTGCATATTCTCATTCCATTCTTCGATCGAGTCTCATATCGACACGAGACCCGAGAGCAGGTCCTGGATATTCCTCCTCAAAGTTGTATATCTAAAGATAATATTCAAATTGAAGTGGATGGCATCCTATATTTACAGGTCATCGATCCGAAATCTGCGAGCTATGGAATAGAAGACTATCGCATTGCTGCGATCAACCTTGCTCAAACCACAATGCGCTCTGAGATAGGTAAACTATCTCTCGGGCAGACGTTTTCGGAAAGAGATACCCTTAACGAAAAGATAGTCCAGGAGATTGATAAGGCATCTAGCTCATGGGGTATCAAGGTCCTTCGCTACGAAGTTATGAATATCGATCCCAGTGATCATGTGGTGAATACCCTTGAGAAGCAGATGGAGGCGGAACGGGAAAAGCGCGCTGAGATTTTATTGGCTACCGCCGAGAAGGAGTCGACCATCAATTTATCGGAAGGGGATCGCCAGTATGCCATTAATATCTCCGAAGGCGAGCGGCAAAAGAGGATCAATGAGGCGGAAGGTCGGGCTAAAAAGATCCAAATTATTGCAGAAGCTACTGCTGATGGCATGAAGCTGCTAGCTGAGGCTATGAGACGGAAGGGTGGGCAGGAGGCCGCCCAACTTCGGGTTGTAGAACGATATATCGACGAGTTGGGTGATATCTTTAAACAGTCTGATATCTCGGTCCTACCTCGCGAGATGGCGCAAGTTAAGGGCATATTCGAGGGCGTTGATCAGATTCAAAACAAACTGAAGTAA
- a CDS encoding SPFH domain-containing protein, with amino-acid sequence MELLDIINLVFWGVLFLVLALKLVSSIKLVPTRSAFIVERLGRYNRTLGPGFHALIPFLDKVPFKVDLKEEAIEVPPQECFSKDEVHVTVDGVIYLSVMDPAKASYGVTDYRYAAVQLAQTTTRAVIGTLDLDRTFEERDTISARVVQVLEQAGESWGIRVHRYEIKNLRPPESVRVSMEKQVTAERDRRAILAKSEGDKQAKINRSEGRKKEMINLSEGTKQQLINEAEGRAAEILALAMATADSIKKIGDVVAEPGGSEALKLQLAERYVEHMQGLAKDKTRIIIPADLTKADSWLSNMGVDIRS; translated from the coding sequence ATGGAACTTTTGGATATTATCAATTTGGTTTTTTGGGGAGTATTGTTCTTAGTCCTTGCTTTGAAGCTTGTTTCATCCATCAAGTTGGTTCCCACAAGGTCGGCATTTATCGTGGAGCGCCTTGGTCGCTATAATCGAACTCTAGGACCAGGTTTCCATGCCTTGATTCCGTTTTTAGATAAGGTTCCCTTCAAGGTGGATCTAAAGGAAGAGGCGATCGAGGTACCACCGCAGGAGTGTTTCTCGAAGGATGAAGTTCATGTTACCGTCGATGGAGTGATTTACCTGTCCGTCATGGACCCAGCAAAGGCGTCCTACGGTGTTACTGACTATCGCTATGCGGCGGTTCAGCTGGCACAGACTACCACACGAGCAGTGATCGGCACTTTAGACCTAGATCGCACCTTTGAAGAGAGAGATACAATTTCTGCGAGAGTTGTTCAGGTGCTCGAACAAGCGGGCGAAAGCTGGGGGATTCGAGTTCACCGCTATGAGATCAAAAATCTTAGGCCTCCAGAGTCTGTTCGTGTCTCGATGGAAAAGCAGGTCACTGCAGAGCGGGACCGCCGGGCTATTCTCGCCAAAAGCGAGGGCGATAAGCAGGCGAAGATCAATCGATCTGAGGGCAGAAAAAAAGAGATGATCAACCTCTCCGAGGGTACTAAGCAGCAGCTCATTAATGAGGCTGAGGGGCGGGCTGCCGAGATTCTTGCTCTGGCTATGGCTACTGCTGATTCAATCAAGAAAATCGGTGATGTCGTCGCTGAGCCAGGCGGTTCTGAGGCCTTAAAATTGCAATTGGCTGAGCGCTACGTTGAGCATATGCAAGGACTGGCTAAGGACAAGACAAGGATCATTATTCCTGCTGATCTTACGAAAGCAGATAGCTGGCTATCCAACATGGGTGTTGATATTCGAAGTTAA